AGGGAGCCACTGCCTGCTGGTCCACCTGGAGCAGGACTGGCTGCATCAAGAACCAGGTCATCATGAGACCGAGTCCCATCAATACCTGGTTCGACGGAGCTGTCTGTGTCCCGAGCGCCTGGCGCAGAAAGTGAAAGACAACCAGCAGCCGCACCAACGGCGTCATCGACAGCAGAATCGCCGGCAGCAGGCTCAGCAGAGTAAGGCCGATGACGATCGACCAGGAGGTGCTGGGTTCGTTCTCGAGGCGGTGGTTGATGGAATCTTCGCGCTTGCCCGTATTCTGGTTCGACTTTGACGGAGCCGTCGGCGCCGTAGGGGCAGTTGCGCCCGCCGCCCGACGTGCCGCTTCCGTGACAAAGGCCAGCGCCATCCGCTGCTCTGCGACAGCGGGGCTCTCCGCCACCGTTGCAGCCGGCTGCACATGGGCTGCGCTCCGTTTTTCAGCCTGCATGGAAGCGCCTGACAACAGTACGGCGACCAGCAGGACAGGACGAACCAGCATCTACTCAGCCTTCCTTACCGGCATCATGGCCTGAACGCCGTGCTCGCTGCTTCCAACCAGGAACTGCTGACCTTCACACTCCACCAGCGCAAGTTGCTGCTTGTTGCCGAGCGAGACTTGTTCGAGGACACGCAGGCGCTTCTGCTCACGAGGACGTGTGGCACGTCCCTTCCAGGAACGCAGGATCCAGTGGGCCAGGCCCGCCGGTTCCGGACGACGCATCTCGGCTAGCGGAACGATCGTTCTCTGCACGATCGCCAGTTCCGGCTTTACCACTTCGGCTTTGACCATTGCTACGCTGCGACGCATCTCTGTCTCCTTACCGCTGGACCAGGAATTCTGTGAAGAAGATGTCAACCACCTTCAAGCTGGGTTCACGCACAGTAAGCACGGCCTTGATCTCTTTCTTGACCTGCTCTTTGCCCTCAGGCTGCAGCAGTTCTTCTGAGCTCTTGCGACCCAGGACGTCGATCAACGCGTCCCGCACCGCGACATCTTGCTGGCCGCCGGCCTTGGGCTTCTTCTCCCCGCCCTCTTCCTTCTTCGCGTCACCGGGCTTTTCCTCGTCGGCAACGCGCAGGGTGATCGCGGCACGCAAATAAGCGCGCCCGCCCACATCGGTCAGGTTGACTACCATCGGTTCCAGAACCTGGTCCTTGGTCT
This genomic window from Terriglobus albidus contains:
- a CDS encoding flagellar basal body-associated FliL family protein, with protein sequence MAKAETAEMTPAAPVAKVGIVQLAIVAFVAVIGAVGAAGGLVWWMGKTGKLGGGGTKIVEVVKTEPQKTKDQVLEPMVVNLTDVGGRAYLRAAITLRVADEEKPGDAKKEEGGEKKPKAGGQQDVAVRDALIDVLGRKSSEELLQPEGKEQVKKEIKAVLTVREPSLKVVDIFFTEFLVQR
- the fliP gene encoding flagellar type III secretion system pore protein FliP (The bacterial flagellar biogenesis protein FliP forms a type III secretion system (T3SS)-type pore required for flagellar assembly.), with the protein product MLVRPVLLVAVLLSGASMQAEKRSAAHVQPAATVAESPAVAEQRMALAFVTEAARRAAGATAPTAPTAPSKSNQNTGKREDSINHRLENEPSTSWSIVIGLTLLSLLPAILLSMTPLVRLLVVFHFLRQALGTQTAPSNQVLMGLGLMMTWFLMQPVLLQVDQQAVAPFRAGQISGEEAIAKGSEPVKVFMLKYAREKDLALFASAGMADRPQTRAQLPMQVVVPAYILSELKAGFQIGAILFLPFLLIDLVVASVTTSIGMMQLPPVVISTPLKILLFVMVDGWNLLTGSLLKSFS
- a CDS encoding flagellar biosynthetic protein FliO, producing MRRSVAMVKAEVVKPELAIVQRTIVPLAEMRRPEPAGLAHWILRSWKGRATRPREQKRLRVLEQVSLGNKQQLALVECEGQQFLVGSSEHGVQAMMPVRKAE